From the genome of Deltaproteobacteria bacterium:
CGCTTCCCGGGAGATCATTCCCAGCGTATAGGGCTCTTCCCCGGTGGCGCAGGCAGCACTCCAGAGCGACAGCGACTGGTCAGCTTCCTGTTTCTTTCGTTCCAGGACCTCCGGAAGCAGGTTGTTTTTCAGCGTCTCCAGTTGCCGGGGATTCCGGTAAAAGTAGGTTTCCTGGACCGTAATGGCGTTGACCAGTGCCTGGAATTCGGGGTCATCATGCGGGCCGTACTTGAGCCGGTAGTAATAGTCCCGCACGGTTCCCGCATTCACCGACCTGACCCGCTCCAGAACCCGGAATTCGAGATAGTCGATCCGGGTTTCGCGGATCGAGATTCCCGTCCGCTCCAGGATGAGGTCGCGGAAATCGGCGAAATCCGATTCGGTAAATAGCCTTTCGGACACTACTGGCCCTCGATCGAACGGAAAAAGTCGGCTGCCGCATTCCGGACCCGGTCGTTTGGATCGGAAAGCAGCGGGCGAAGGTGCGGCAGCATCCGGGCCGGTGACTCTGACGATCTCCGGGCGAGCGACCGGAAAGCGGCCACCCTGACCCGCCAGTCCTCATCCTTCAGCGCAACAATGATCAGCGCTTCGGCGCCCGGAACAACCGCCCGCGGTCCGAGAGATTCGATGAGCGCGAGCCGGACTTCCGGATCGCGGTCCTCAAGAACTTTTTCCAGTTCATGGATCCGGTCTTCAAGCGCGAGCCGTACCACCGCTTTCAGTGCGGCAATGCGGACCTGTGGCGCATCGTCGTACGTCCGTTCGCACAAGGGGGCCACTGCCCGCTGGTCACCGATTTCGCCAAGTGCCTGGGCCGCTTCGTAACGAACCCACGGATCGGCGTCTTCGGTGAGCAGGTACTGGAGCGGTTCAACGGCCCGCTTGTCCCGAAGCCGTCCAAGAACCTGCGCGGATGCGCTCCGGACGGCCGGGTCCTGGTTGCCCAGCAGCAGCAGAGGCAGGGAGCCCACGTGCTGTTCGTTGATCTGGGCCAGGGCGAATACGGCGGCACGCTTCACCTCGTTTGCAGGGTCCACCAGCAGCTTCTTGAGCGGTTCGATGGCAACCGGATCCTTGAGCGCGCCCAGTGCCGCCGCCGCCTGCGTACGGACTTCCGCGGCCGGACTGGAAACCATTGCCAGCAGCCGTTCGAGCACCCGGTTTCCGAACCGGGCAAGGGCTGACTGCGCCGCCCCGCGGATACCCGCATCAGAATGCCCGAACAGGTTGAACAGTATGTCGATCGAGTCCGGGTCGGCGATCCGTCCAAGGGCATCGGTGGCTGCACGGGCGATCTCCGGATCGTCGGACTCCACAAGCGGCTCCAGCGCCCGTGCGGCATCCGGGGATCGGATTTGCGCCAGCGCATCAATGACGAGCATTCGTGAGGCCGTATCCACTTCATAAAGCAGTTCGACGAGCCCCCCGATGGCGGGGGCGCCAATTGCGGCCAGTGCGCTGGCCGCCTCGCGCTGCTCGTCGTCGTCGCAACCGAGCGCCTCGCCCGCCTCACCCCGCCGGAGCACATCACAGAGGGGGCCGGTAAACTCGGGCGCCCGGAAATGGCCCACCAGAAAGACTGCGGCACGACGGATATCCGGATCGGTCGCCTTGAGGGCAAGAGCCGACACCTTGAGCAGGTTCGAGCGTTCCTTCTCGCTGAAGGTATGCGTACCGGTCCGGCCGATGATGCGGGCGACGGCCTTCAGAGCGATCTGGGCCAGTTCCTGATCTGAAACGATGAACTCGTAAAGCTGCGGCAAGACTTTCTCGGTGCCAATCTGGGAGAGTGCATCCAGCACCGCCGGCAACGCCCATATTTCGCCCTTCAGGAGCGAGACCACTTCTGCCTCGGCCTCATGCCCCCCGATCATCGCCAGTGCCTCAAGCGCGGCAGTCTGGACCCAGAGCGACCGGGACAGGAGCGGCTTGATCTTCGCCACCGTGCGCGTGTCTCTCAGTTTTCCGATCGCCAACAACACCTGGTAAACGGTGTTTTCATCCGGGTGGTTGAGTCCCTCTTCCAGGGCCGGGATCGCCTCCGGAGAGCCGATATCGCCCAGCATTTCGGCTGCATAGCGAACCACCTGTGGAGCAGGATCTTTCAGCAGGGCCACCAGCGGCCTGATCGACGGGGTTCCAATCCCGCGGATGGCTTCCACTGCAGCCGCCCGGATACGGGCGTCGGAGTTGCGGAGCTTTTCCAGCAGGCCGGTCACGGCCTCCGCCGAGGGCATGGACAGAAGTGCCTGGACAGCCGCCTGCCGCACGAGCCACCCGGACGCATCAAAGGCGGCCAGCAGGTCTGGTGTCGCCTCCACGGCGCCCATCTCACCCAGCCCGATCGCCGCTTCCCGGCGATGCTCGATGTCGCCAGTCTTCAGCCGCTCAATAAGGGCCCTGATCCGGACGGTTTTGCCGTCATCCGGCATGTTTTTCTCCTGAGAAAATAGGCAGATCGGGACAACGGGTTTTTACCACTGGTCCCGGCTCGCTTGCAACGCAGGCCGTGAGGTTGTACGCGTTGCGGGCCCGAAACGGCAGCCTAAAACCCTGACGTGGAAAACTTCACATCAACACTGCTCTACCCGAAACTCCAGCCCCAGGAGTATCAGGCCCTTGCGGGCGGGCTGCTCGACGGCCGGACGATCATTTACCCGACCGAGACGGGCTATGCGATCGGCTGTGACGCCCTGAATGCCGAGGCGGTGGAGCGCCTCTTCCGGGTCAAGCAGCGCGGCCGGCAGAAGACCATGCTCATACTGGTCCAGGACCGCAGCCTTCTTGACGATCTGGTCTCCGGCATTTCCGACATTCACCGCCGGGCCATGAACCGTTACTGGCCCGGACCACTGACCATCGTGTTCGATGCCCGGCCCGGCATTTTCCCGGAAAGCCTCGTTTCCGGGAAACCGTCCAGCGTGGCAATACGCATCTCCAGCCACCCCTTTACCGTACGCCTGCTGGACCAGTTCCGCCGCCCCATCGTCTGCACATCCGCCAACCTGTCCGGGGAGTCCAACCCGTCCAGTCTCGCCGATATTCCGGAGCCAATCCTGAAGGGCGCCGACTACGTGATAGATGCCGGCGAACTGCCCCCGTCCCTTGGGGCCACCATTGTCCGGGTCGAAACCGGCCGCCTGCGTACCGTGCGGCAAGGCGACCTGTCCCTCGATATGGACTCCTGAAACACTATGGCTACCGTCTACCCGTTCCGTGCCGTTCGCTATGCCGACTCCCTGGATCTCTCCAGGGTGGTCGCACCACCCTACGATGTCATATCCCCCGATTTCCGGGCCGAACTGGCCGCCCGCGATCCCCGGAATGCCATCTTCATCGAACTCCCCGAAGCCGAGGGAAACGAGACCAGATACGAAACCGCCGCCCGCAAGCTTGCCGCGTGGAGGCAGGACGGGTCGCTCACCCAGGATTCAAGAAGCTGCTTTTACCGGTACCGCCAGACTTTCACGCCGCCGGGATCAAGGGACCGCCTCTCCCGGGACGGTTTCTTTGCCGCCGTCAGGATCGAGGATTACGACCGCAGAATTATCCTCCCCCACGAGAAAACCCTCGACAAGCCCAAGGCCGACCGCCTTGACCTGATCCGGGCCACACGAATGAACATTTCCCCGGTCTTCGGCTTCTTTTCCGATGCCGGCGGCGCCGTCATGCACGCACTGGATGCCGCCACCGGAAAGGCCGCCCAGGGTGAGCTCGCCCGCCGGTTCACCGATGAAAACGGGATCGAGCATGAGGTCCGCCGCCTGGATGACCCGGTGGCCAATTCCCGGATCGTGGCGGCGCTGGAGCCGGTGTCCATCTATATCGCCGACGGGCACCACCGGTACGGCACCGCCATCAACTACCGGAACGAGTGCCGCGAAAAGGCAGGTTCCGCTCCGCAGGGCGCGCCCTGGGAGCGGGTGCTGATGTACCTGGCCCCTGCCGGGCAGATGACCGTTCTGGCCTATCACCGCATGGCCCGGAACCTGCCCGGTTTCGAATGGGCAAAGGCGAAAACCGCCCTCACCGGCGACTTTGAAATCACCGAGCAGGACGATCTCGACACCGCGCTTGCCACGCTCAACTCCGCGCCCGCCGAACAGAACTCGTTCTGCCTGGCGGTGGCCGGCGAACCCAGGCTGTTCGTCATCCGGGCCAGGAACCCGGCGGCGATCCGCGCCCGGCTTCCCGGCGAACTGCACGAAAGCCTCCGCAAGCTTGACGTGACCGTTCTTCACGAGTTCCTGCTCTCCAGGGAACTCGGCATTGACCAGTCGGCGCTCGCCAAAGAATCGTATCTTTCCTACACGCCGGATGCCGCGAAGGTTGTCGCCGAAGTCCGCGCCGGACGGCAGCAGCTCGGCTGCCTGCTCCGGCCCACGCTGGTCAGCCAGGTGCAGGAGGTGTCCGACGCCGGGCAGGTCATGCCGCAGAAGTCCACCTACTTCTATCCCAAGCTGCCCACCGGGATCGTCTTCAACCCGGTCGCCGAATAGCGCCGCCTTTCAGGGAGTTGCCTGGGCCCCCAATAGGCGCTATGTGGCTCCCGCGCTTTCTGGAACTCTGGCGGTTCCCGGCGCCGGATTTCTCCGTCCGACCCCATCGTCTAGCCAGGTCAGGACGCCAGGTTTTCATCCTGGTAACGCGGGTTCGAATCCCGCTGGGGTCGCCAAACTTTCAACGCATCCTTAC
Proteins encoded in this window:
- a CDS encoding HEAT repeat domain-containing protein; translated protein: MPDDGKTVRIRALIERLKTGDIEHRREAAIGLGEMGAVEATPDLLAAFDASGWLVRQAAVQALLSMPSAEAVTGLLEKLRNSDARIRAAAVEAIRGIGTPSIRPLVALLKDPAPQVVRYAAEMLGDIGSPEAIPALEEGLNHPDENTVYQVLLAIGKLRDTRTVAKIKPLLSRSLWVQTAALEALAMIGGHEAEAEVVSLLKGEIWALPAVLDALSQIGTEKVLPQLYEFIVSDQELAQIALKAVARIIGRTGTHTFSEKERSNLLKVSALALKATDPDIRRAAVFLVGHFRAPEFTGPLCDVLRRGEAGEALGCDDDEQREAASALAAIGAPAIGGLVELLYEVDTASRMLVIDALAQIRSPDAARALEPLVESDDPEIARAATDALGRIADPDSIDILFNLFGHSDAGIRGAAQSALARFGNRVLERLLAMVSSPAAEVRTQAAAALGALKDPVAIEPLKKLLVDPANEVKRAAVFALAQINEQHVGSLPLLLLGNQDPAVRSASAQVLGRLRDKRAVEPLQYLLTEDADPWVRYEAAQALGEIGDQRAVAPLCERTYDDAPQVRIAALKAVVRLALEDRIHELEKVLEDRDPEVRLALIESLGPRAVVPGAEALIIVALKDEDWRVRVAAFRSLARRSSESPARMLPHLRPLLSDPNDRVRNAAADFFRSIEGQ
- a CDS encoding threonylcarbamoyl-AMP synthase; the encoded protein is MENFTSTLLYPKLQPQEYQALAGGLLDGRTIIYPTETGYAIGCDALNAEAVERLFRVKQRGRQKTMLILVQDRSLLDDLVSGISDIHRRAMNRYWPGPLTIVFDARPGIFPESLVSGKPSSVAIRISSHPFTVRLLDQFRRPIVCTSANLSGESNPSSLADIPEPILKGADYVIDAGELPPSLGATIVRVETGRLRTVRQGDLSLDMDS
- a CDS encoding DUF1015 domain-containing protein; the encoded protein is MATVYPFRAVRYADSLDLSRVVAPPYDVISPDFRAELAARDPRNAIFIELPEAEGNETRYETAARKLAAWRQDGSLTQDSRSCFYRYRQTFTPPGSRDRLSRDGFFAAVRIEDYDRRIILPHEKTLDKPKADRLDLIRATRMNISPVFGFFSDAGGAVMHALDAATGKAAQGELARRFTDENGIEHEVRRLDDPVANSRIVAALEPVSIYIADGHHRYGTAINYRNECREKAGSAPQGAPWERVLMYLAPAGQMTVLAYHRMARNLPGFEWAKAKTALTGDFEITEQDDLDTALATLNSAPAEQNSFCLAVAGEPRLFVIRARNPAAIRARLPGELHESLRKLDVTVLHEFLLSRELGIDQSALAKESYLSYTPDAAKVVAEVRAGRQQLGCLLRPTLVSQVQEVSDAGQVMPQKSTYFYPKLPTGIVFNPVAE